A single region of the Halorussus gelatinilyticus genome encodes:
- a CDS encoding outer membrane protein assembly factor BamB family protein has protein sequence MTELSRRQVLAGLGTAAVGVGGYRWFEDGQCLDRREPNWAFHGEGWSAPFVGESAVYASENHGTTSGDMVSRVVSLRRYDGSANWVFTVTGGGAGVPLVADGSVYFGTGADYVYALDRRTGHVEWEYDAGGRETYGGGAWGQPAKTDGRVLVGISHSEAADVDPTSDRFTHRVVALDDASGEEVWATDVDETVWAGPEIVGDTVVAGTEAGSVYGLAVEDGRQRWRTEVGEMVWEDVFADESAVHVASDDGRVAALAPDSGAERWTRSISGTVSATERDGERFFVGTERGAVVAFSRSTGEERWRVTGERDGEADEAPGIADLASDGSLAFVFDHRGYVRVFDAASGERRDRFRVAEKTGRDGCGWSPRYRRGKGLALGDDELYLSGPWVQTVDRYRKT, from the coding sequence ATGACGGAGCTCAGTCGTCGCCAGGTCCTCGCCGGACTCGGCACCGCGGCGGTCGGCGTCGGCGGCTACCGGTGGTTCGAGGACGGGCAGTGCCTCGACCGCAGAGAACCGAACTGGGCGTTCCACGGCGAGGGCTGGTCCGCGCCGTTCGTCGGCGAGTCGGCGGTCTACGCCTCGGAGAACCACGGCACGACGAGCGGTGACATGGTCTCGCGCGTCGTCTCGCTCCGGCGGTACGACGGAAGCGCGAACTGGGTGTTCACCGTGACCGGCGGCGGGGCCGGCGTCCCGCTGGTCGCCGACGGGAGCGTCTATTTCGGCACCGGCGCGGACTACGTGTACGCGCTCGACCGGCGAACCGGCCACGTCGAATGGGAGTACGACGCCGGCGGGCGCGAGACCTACGGCGGCGGCGCGTGGGGCCAACCGGCCAAAACCGACGGCCGCGTGCTGGTCGGTATCTCTCACTCCGAGGCGGCCGACGTGGACCCGACCAGCGACCGGTTCACCCACCGCGTCGTCGCGCTCGACGACGCGTCGGGCGAGGAGGTCTGGGCGACCGATGTGGACGAGACGGTCTGGGCCGGTCCGGAAATCGTCGGCGATACCGTGGTCGCGGGAACCGAAGCCGGGAGCGTCTACGGACTCGCGGTTGAGGACGGACGCCAGCGCTGGCGGACCGAAGTCGGCGAGATGGTCTGGGAGGACGTGTTCGCCGACGAATCGGCGGTCCACGTCGCCAGCGACGACGGACGGGTCGCGGCGCTCGCGCCCGACTCGGGCGCGGAGCGATGGACTCGCTCGATTTCCGGTACGGTCAGCGCCACAGAGCGCGACGGCGAGCGGTTCTTCGTCGGGACGGAGCGCGGAGCCGTCGTCGCCTTCTCGCGCTCGACGGGCGAGGAGCGCTGGCGCGTCACGGGCGAGCGGGACGGCGAAGCCGACGAAGCGCCCGGAATCGCCGACCTCGCTTCGGACGGGTCGCTCGCGTTCGTCTTCGACCATCGCGGGTACGTCCGGGTCTTCGACGCCGCGTCGGGCGAGCGCCGCGACCGGTTCCGCGTCGCGGAGAAGACGGGACGGGACGGGTGCGGGTGGAGTCCGAGATATCGCCGCGGAAAGGGACTGGCGCTCGGCGACGACGAGTTGTACCTCTCCGGGCCGTGGGTCCAGACCGTGGACCGCTACCGGAAGACGTGA
- a CDS encoding thiamine pyrophosphate-binding protein: MTDEYTGADLFVDALDRYGVTHVFGNPGTTELPVMNALGDSDLEYVLGLHEDVAVEMAAGYASTRRYHSHHDDSVTPVGVVNLHVAPGLAHGLGNLYGASVAGAPLVVTAGNHSTDFRHEEPILSGDLVEMADEFAKWSAEVGDVSALPTMLRRAFRVALTPPTGPVFLALPLDVMMAETDATPERLGEIPDGGRGDPAQIERAADLLADPSEDVALIVGDGVARSGVDAIDAAVEFAEATGARVHGEILACEVDFPTDHDQWVSYVPPDEDLAATLLGADNLVFVGCSTNTTLTRHDRPLVAEDSTCVHVSDDAWQVGKNQPADAAVVGDPGHVLRDLAETLRKRLTASDREERLDRVEMVKNMVESRMAEMADDEADDPRASKAELVDAMESVAPDAYIVDEGVTAKYAMLTRWDLEPEQYVSNKGGGLGYGLPASVGTAIAESQTDDPRDVIGFVGDGSYLYYPQTLYSAAREDVDLTVVIPDNRNYRILKDNTLDLFGGEEDDYEFVGMDFDPPVDIPANAESHGARGRLVPEPDEIESALEAALDRDGPDVLDVLVHD; encoded by the coding sequence ATGACCGACGAGTACACCGGGGCCGACCTGTTCGTGGACGCGCTCGACCGGTACGGCGTCACGCACGTCTTCGGCAACCCCGGCACCACGGAACTGCCCGTGATGAACGCCTTGGGCGACAGCGACCTCGAATACGTCCTCGGACTCCACGAGGACGTGGCGGTCGAGATGGCCGCGGGGTACGCCAGCACCCGCCGGTATCACTCGCACCACGACGATTCGGTAACGCCGGTCGGCGTCGTGAACCTCCACGTCGCGCCCGGCCTCGCCCACGGGTTGGGCAACCTCTACGGCGCGAGCGTGGCCGGCGCGCCGCTGGTCGTGACGGCGGGCAACCACAGCACCGACTTCCGCCACGAGGAGCCGATTCTCTCCGGGGACCTCGTAGAGATGGCCGACGAGTTCGCCAAGTGGAGCGCCGAGGTGGGCGACGTGTCGGCCCTGCCGACGATGCTCCGCCGGGCGTTCCGCGTCGCGCTCACGCCCCCGACCGGGCCGGTCTTCCTCGCGCTCCCCCTCGACGTGATGATGGCCGAGACGGACGCGACCCCGGAACGCCTCGGCGAGATTCCCGACGGCGGCCGGGGCGACCCCGCCCAAATCGAGCGCGCCGCGGACCTGCTCGCGGACCCGAGCGAGGACGTGGCGCTCATCGTCGGCGACGGCGTTGCTCGCTCGGGCGTGGACGCGATAGACGCCGCGGTCGAGTTCGCCGAAGCCACCGGCGCGCGCGTCCACGGCGAGATTCTGGCCTGCGAGGTCGATTTCCCGACCGACCACGACCAGTGGGTGTCGTACGTGCCGCCGGACGAGGACCTCGCGGCGACCCTGCTGGGCGCGGACAACCTCGTCTTCGTCGGCTGTTCGACCAACACGACGCTGACCCGCCACGACCGCCCGCTCGTCGCCGAGGACTCGACCTGCGTCCACGTCAGCGACGACGCGTGGCAGGTCGGCAAGAATCAGCCGGCCGACGCCGCGGTCGTCGGCGACCCCGGCCACGTCCTCCGGGACCTCGCCGAGACACTGCGCAAGCGCCTCACCGCGTCGGACCGCGAGGAGCGCCTCGACCGCGTGGAGATGGTCAAGAACATGGTCGAGAGCCGGATGGCCGAGATGGCCGACGACGAGGCCGACGACCCGCGCGCCTCGAAGGCCGAACTCGTGGACGCGATGGAGTCGGTCGCGCCCGACGCCTACATCGTGGACGAGGGCGTCACCGCCAAGTACGCGATGCTGACCCGCTGGGACCTCGAACCCGAGCAGTACGTCTCGAACAAGGGCGGCGGACTGGGCTACGGGCTTCCGGCCTCGGTCGGCACGGCCATCGCGGAGTCACAGACCGACGACCCCCGCGACGTAATCGGCTTCGTCGGCGACGGCTCGTATCTCTACTACCCTCAGACGCTCTACTCGGCGGCCCGCGAGGACGTGGACCTGACGGTCGTGATTCCGGACAACCGCAACTACCGCATCCTGAAGGACAACACGCTGGACCTCTTCGGCGGCGAGGAGGACGACTACGAGTTCGTCGGCATGGACTTCGACCCGCCGGTGGACATCCCGGCCAACGCCGAGAGCCACGGCGCTCGCGGGCGTCTCGTCCCGGAACCCGACGAAATCGAGTCGGCGCTCGAAGCGGCGTTGGACAGGGACGGACCGGACGTGCTGGACGTGTTAGTTCACGACTGA